A region of the Hyla sarda isolate aHylSar1 unplaced genomic scaffold, aHylSar1.hap1 scaffold_3457, whole genome shotgun sequence genome:
ATGTTGTTTAATCCCTATAAcagcccagatccctatcacacccGAGATCAGCGGCGCCAGCTCTGTAGGAGACAATGTggtggctcttagaagagcctttggtgTTCGGGATGATCTGGGATAAGCGGTGATCACTTGCTCTTGGCCGCTTTGCTGCTCTCGGTCTTCTTGGGCAGCAGCACGGCCTGGATGTTGGGCAGGACGCCTCCCTGGGCGATGGTCACCCCACCCAGCAGCTTGTTCAgctcctcgtcattgcgcacggccagctgcaggtgacgggggatgaTGCGGGTCTTCTTGTTGTCCCGGGCGGCGTTACCGGCCAATTCCAGGATCTCAGCGGTTAAATACTCCAGCACAGCGGCCAGGTAGACCGGAGCACCGGCGCCCACCCTCTCGGCATAGTTCCCTTTGCGGAGAAGTCTGTGCACACGACCGACGGGGAACTGGAGTCCTGCCCGGGATGAGCGGGTCTTTGCCTTAGCCTGAACCTTCCCTCCTTGTTTGCCGCGTCCAGACATAATTAATACTGAAAACTAAATACTCAAGAGAAGTCTCTCTGTGATGTAACTGAGATATTCCCTAgcatccctcagcagcacaatgtgggggtgtgtctccgcccctgtgagcaaatgggacctgggattttttaatgatttaaataaaaaaataccccggaacctccccccccccccctggtataaAGCACCAGGATCACACTAGAACAGTGAGTTTTTTGTCTGTCCTAGT
Encoded here:
- the LOC130331026 gene encoding histone H2A type 1-like; amino-acid sequence: MSGRGKQGGKVQAKAKTRSSRAGLQFPVGRVHRLLRKGNYAERVGAGAPVYLAAVLEYLTAEILELAGNAARDNKKTRIIPRHLQLAVRNDEELNKLLGGVTIAQGGVLPNIQAVLLPKKTESSKAAKSK